The Helicoverpa zea isolate HzStark_Cry1AcR chromosome 4, ilHelZeax1.1, whole genome shotgun sequence genome segment tctctggtctccatcatcaggtcagctccaaatcttcacagttgaatagtgcttttaggcgtacacctgagtgtcaagtttttaccctatgtatgcctacaactttcgaaggttgccctcgatttcttagggtttccatcatcagatcctgacctgatgactatgggaccaactggcagctattccgagtcgaacaaaaaaagaatcacgtagatcggtctataaacctcggagtaatcgatgtgtatgtgtaacctcctcctttttgggaagtcggttaaaaatggaataattttatcaaattagtgtattgtcatcggtcctcaataaatctacaaagtttgaacgaaatctggccgtttaaagtgggtcaaaatcgcgcccaaagaagtcggttacaaacctacaaacatacaaacatacaggtgaagctaataaaaagcgtgtaaaaaaacAAGGTGGGTGGATGTTTCgtctttattgttattttacctGATCAAATCATGTATCAGTTGGACGTGCCTGATACTGCATGATAGGCAAAACTACACATGCATCATTTTCAAGTCAAACGGGAGAAGATGTTTCAACCTATGAAGATAACGCAACATTCCCGTAACCTTGTGATTAAAATTCCGGACATAGGTTGGCCAGTTGAGAGTTGTCTGAATTTTTCAAGGGTTTACACGCTAGAGTTTAAACGAAGTAGAAAGTATCTGCCTTTTCAAATTGGCCATTAAGTTTCCTGATTTTAGTTGTCATGTCTCATGTCATCAGCATGAAGATACGCCCACTGATCAGGAATTAGgagataataaatattgtaaaaaaggTGGTGAAAGAATTCCTCCTTGTGGCACGCCAGCAACAAGCTTACACCACTTTGCAAACAAACCGTCAATTCATACTGACTGCTGCACGCCTAGAAGATATGAAGTTAACCTGTAAACCTAAAGACCTGCGAAGAAGCTGTGTACCTGGTTAGGATGAATAATAGGATATCATGGGTGACAGTATAAAAAGCGTTTGAGAAATCAATACCAGCATGCGCTTGATTACCCACGTTTGTTTTACTATCATTAAGTACTTTAAGGGAGAGCAGCACCAGTAATACTTTTGTGTTAGCTCACAtcagtttattttttcagaCTGTAGAGATGACGAGTAGTCAAGTCTTAAAAGAAGCTTCTGCAGATGAGTTCAGAAGGTGACAAgagtttagattttttatgatATTCTTTCAGAATTATGTACAGTGTGGCAGTATTACTAAAACTGCCTCTGAAAGTCACAGTAAACATTATGCGATTAATAGATAGGGTCCtaatatttaatacttaaaCTTGTATGAGTACAAGTTTAGTTCTACTGATAGAAATTATTTCTTGATaagaattataattaagtagttGCAGAATTGAAACACCAATATGTTCAGCAAACctttattgttttaaagatgtattacatcaaaaataaaaacattttataagttttgGCTTTAGCTTGTTAGAATACTTATCGAGACAAAacattaaaagtttaaaattccACTACCCATTTATAAcatttaagtatatatttaaaatacataaagtaaATACTGATCAAACAGTTAACACATAATAACATTTAATTTCTACGTAGCTATCAGGTAACACAACATTTATCTTGGAACAAATACGATTAATGATTATATACGTCGTTAGACCATTAGAAAGTAGAATTGTCAAGGTCGCAGAAGGTAAACATAATCAAACAGTCCTGTCTCGCAACTTTACCCTGTATATATCTCACAACAACATCCGTTATATTCTCAttctctttaaaaataatatcatactTATAGTAAGATAAAGaggatcaaaaatataaatcttcaAAATATCGAGATTCTTTAAGTAGACAATATTGTTCTATAGCAGAAATGTGATAAATCAGACTCATAAGTTTATCAGGAATGTGCACAGCTTACATCTAGGGGGTAACAGCTAAGAGTGTTTTACACTAATACACCATTCTAGGGGTCTGGGGCTCCTACATCAAAAATTCTGTTCCTACatacaacagaaatacatttagcACATCAAACACCCAAAAAcagtaattaattagatatcGAGCCACATTCGAGAAACGTACCGCGAGCTGACTTGATGAATATTGTGCCgttattttataacttatctataattaattatccttaattttaatacatttaataattgTCAAATACAACATGACTAAAtttgtaaattgtaataatggcaagtaattaatttaacagCCTGGTTGCAAACATATCACAAAAATGTGATTaggtaaaaatttaaattaagtacaACAAAATGGTgtataacataaaaaaagaGATTAGGGCACAAGTAACctctttgataaaaaataaataaataataaaaaaaagtagtcCCAAGGAGATGGTCTAATGAAGTCGGAAAGACTTCACTAGACTGATAGAGAGTGGGACTATTTAGATTTCATAGTTGCGGAATTTGGAGATGACCTCGGATGGAGGCTCCTGGTTGCCGGTTCCCCAGCGGCCCCACAGAGCGGCGCCGCCCTCGGAGGCGCGGCGAGCGGCCGGGTTGGAGGGGCCCAGGCTGGAGGGGCCCGAGGCGCGGCCGCACTCTCCCTCGAGCATGCGATCCTTGGTGTTGGGCTTGGTCCAGTGCATGGACTGCTGCACGTGGTCCTTCATGCCGAGCCACTGCTTGTAGCCCATGGAGATGCCGCTCTGGCGCCACTTGTCGTACAGAGCGCGCTTAGACGGATCGCATAGCGTCTCCTTCGCCTCCTGGTAAAGTAAACAAAGGAGTTTTATTACattgttcattaattttaacTCCAACATATAGCATCTTCATTATCATCGTACACCTAGTTAGGTAGTCAGTATGCCTTGATTGTGGTTAGACCTAATTTAGGTTTATGAACCTAATACCCTTATTAAGATAATATATCTAtgtaatataaaacaataaaaattatcattataatGTAAGAATGATTGATTACATTCGGTTACTTttgtagaataatatttttatattgcgtCAGTTGAGTCCgagataaataatgtttttcttattCAATGTGACGGAACTTGATCGGTGTggttaaatattatatactacTTGTATGAATATCTATTGCGACTGCGGTTTGCGGtattgtgttagtgtttcattATCTTA includes the following:
- the LOC124630068 gene encoding J domain-containing protein; this encodes MTGVDEILNYQKNPDDDFYGLLGCDEHSSIEQITAEYKVLALQYHPDKNDGDKEAEAKFQQLKEAKETLCDPSKRALYDKWRQSGISMGYKQWLGMKDHVQQSMHWTKPNTKDRMLEGECGRASGPSSLGPSNPAARRASEGGAALWGRWGTGNQEPPSEVISKFRNYEI